The Molothrus ater isolate BHLD 08-10-18 breed brown headed cowbird chromosome 2, BPBGC_Mater_1.1, whole genome shotgun sequence DNA segment GGAGCAAGGACCATCACTTTTTCAAACAGCCCCCCCTCTTTCCTCTGCACATGGCCTAAAGAAGTGAGGAACTGCAGAGAGGTGCTGGGATGAGAAGTCACCTACCATGTACATTGGTCGGCTGCACTGCTGGATACAGTCCGTGTACAGCACCATCACTGCTCGCCGAAATATGCCCATGTCTGTCAAAGGAAAGGGTAGAAAGCCAGGACAGCAGACACACTGAGCTCTAAAATGCCTgtgaggaagaagctgacaccCACCAGCTGACAACAGAGAGCCCAAGGTGTCAGGAGATTCATGTCTTGCCCTTTGGAAGCagtctgtgctgagcaggagggCATCCACCACAGGATGTATATGGGCAGTTGGCCAGAACAGCAGGttacaacaaaaataaatttaaaatcccCCTCTACACTAGCACTGCCCAGAAGTCAcacaggccctgcctgtgcGTGTAAAGAGTCTGGCTTTGCAACCCCATCTCTGGAAGAGGTGTGTGTATGTCACACAGGGGGAAAAGGTCCTTCCATGGAATaagctgccaaagcagggaaacaGTAGAAACAAGTCCCACAGGCTTTAGAGGGTCCTAGAGGGGCAGAGCACACTCGAGACACTCCTACTCTCAAAATCATTGCAGAAGCTTCACTGCAGAGCCATCAGTGGCAGCGGGGATGGACAAACATGCATGAATACACACGCTCCTCTTTAGCCACAACACAGAGCTTGAAAAGGCTCCTGCACCAAGATCtgagctctcctgtgctggatccctgccctcctgccaaGGAACAGGACTGGCAGTGCAGCTGGCAAATTGCTTTCACTTCCCAAGAGCTGACCCCAGGTGGCACACGATCCTGCCTCCCCACACTCATCCATGCAGCTCAGCACAATCAAGGAAAGCTGTGGTTACCTGAGTCAGGGTCATCTGAGGCAGACAGgggcagaagaagaagaaataggTTTAAGCAGAGCACAAGAGCCAGGCTCCCCAGCAGACCCTCTTCCCCCCATCCCAACACAGGGTGTACCACAGCACTAGGGAGAACTGCAGCTTCCTCAAagcaaacagctcctgctcactCCCACTGGGAATCAGGAGCACAAGGACTTCAGAGGCCAGGAAAGCATCAGCTGGATGAGAGGACAGGGTAGCCCAGAAGAGGGGCCACAGGactgtgctgcagaggcaggtGAGGACAGGAGGCACCCGGGAGGAGATGGTTCAGTCACAGCACTCACCGATCTTGAAGCGACCCATGTAGTAGATCTGGGTGCTGAGAGCCAGTGAGCCCAAAATGTGGATCAGTGAGAAAATAAGCCAGAACCACATGTCATTTTTTCCAAACACCtgaaagcaaaaacattttaaaagtaaactgAGCCCTCTCTCAGCAGGACAATCCTTTCCTGAGCTGTATCACCATGGGACATTAAACAACCTCActgaacacaaaaaaacccccctaATTCTTTCAACCAGAAAACAGATCTATAAATTCAAAATGAACTCCAGAGAAGCAAGATTAGCTCAGCATCCTAGAGAGGAGACCATTCTTTCTGAATGCCCCTTTAGACAAGACTGGATGGACAGCACTGGCCCAGGGAACAGAAATACAAGGCCAAGCAAGCTgtctctgctgagctgggcagcagctctctggccaggAGGTGGATTTTTACAAAAGCAGACAGGGAACCAACCCTTACTTTAACAACTGTACTAAAGTAGACAAAAAAGGACAGAACTGCTCTGCAGGCAATTGCTCCTACggtgcattttcattttatttaaggACTGGAAGTAACCTGCAAGCACAGGTTAATGCTACATTAAAATCCTAATTTTTCATTCATACAATAAGGAGACCAGAAACTCTGATCTGCCATCaagctgtgaccacttccctacCCTGGGGCAAAGCATTCTCCTGAAATTTTCACTCTGTGTGGGCAGAGATAAAAACCCACACACcaaaaagcaagcagaaaagcCACCTGTCCATGAATGGAACAAGGGAGACATGCTGATTTCAAGCTCCACTGAACAGCTTCAAAGCATCCCACAAAAGATAGAGCAATCCATAATAAAGTCTCAGTGTTTTGAACCTTGTCAAGATCTACCACACCTATCAAGAGATTCCTGGGAAGTCCCAAGGtcaccagctcctcctgcatgCCTTATCCCACAGACAGTCATGTAAACAGAGACCTCTGCATTATTTGGTAGTGAGGAGCTAACAGCCCACTGGGATCTAGCTGCTAGTTCAGAGCAAGAATTCCATGGATTTTGCCTGGTTACTGATAAATGAAAATGAGTCCGTCAaaagaagagaagcagagaCTTCCAAGGAAAAGCACAGCTTGAGGATCCTGGTGAGCCCAGCTCAGTACTTGCAATGCTACAGGCAAagcagcaaagaggaaaagTCTTGTAGCTTCTGCTCCAGTGCCCTTCCATAGGCAGGTACTCCAGGAATTTGCCTGAGAGCCTCCATATATCATCCTaacccttctcctctccagagaTAGGAAAATCaactgcaggagctgtgacaAACAACATGGAGTATTCCAAAGAGAGAAATAGGCACAAGCAATTAGGTATAAGATACCTGTCTTGAAGCCCAGCCAGCCTCACCCCTCTTTCCTCAAATGTGAATCATGCCCCAGGAAGACCATCTATGCACTTGGACATGAATATCTGAATTTCTCCTCTTGAGAAGGATGGCATGTGGTGGGCAAAGTCCAAAACAAGAGCCCACCTAGAGGAAACTGTTCTGCTCTTCCTGCCTGAAATctcaggggaaggaaggaggaaagccCAGCAGAACTGAGAATTCAAACGCTGACAGCTCCTTAACACACTCTCATTCtactctgctgctttccccagtCATTTTCACACCTCAGCTATGTTCCCAGCCATGCCACCTCCTTCCAGAGAAGCAGTGGAGTAAGAGGGAGCCCTACCACTCCAAGGACAGCCAGGGAGATCACCACAGCAAACGAGGCGTAGGCGGAGTAGGCGCTGGCATTGATGTCTGGGTGCCGGGTCTGGTAGAGCTTGAGCATGCACAGCCCTGCAATCATGTACATGAAGGAGGTGTCTGTGGAGGGACACAACAGAAACAGTGTGAACACCTACTGCCAGTGGCcccagaaagctgctcctccaAGGGTACACAAAGCATCAGGGATCTGTGCCTGCCAGCCTTGGGtttggccctgctgctgcactaCACTGTACAGCACTTTGTGCTCTGCCACCTTGCAGCAGCACACCTTCCGTGCTCTGGGGCAACAAGAACTAAAGGGGATCAGAAAATAAGTGCCCACAGGGCATCACAACCTCCTGACTGAGCTTTGAAACAGGcaggctccagggagacttGCAAGGGTAGAGAGAGATGGGAAATGTCAGCAACTCAGCAAGAGACAGAACATGGCAAATCCTAGCTCCAGCtcaaaaggagaaaggaaactCAGCTTACCAAACTGGAAATTGGAGTAATTAGGGCAGACGTGGTAACAGGCACTGAGCACCCCTTCCATCATCAGAGCAATGCCCATAGCATAGAAGAGACCAAAATGCTTTGGGATCCCATAGTCCTggaagagagcagagctgtatagtgagtcccctcagtgtcctgaTCACAGGCAAGCTTCCATTCCCCATCACTTCATCCCTCCTAACTCCTACACAAGTCCTCCAGTCACCAGTGCAGCACAGAGTCCTGGGTGCAACCACAGGCTCTGGATTTAGATACATGGCATAGCCAGGTGAATCCACAGGCAGCAAACCTAAGCTAATCACCCTGGAAGTTCTGATCTGAAGACCTTGGTGTCTTGGTACTGACATCATGAAAATCTCTGTCCTGTACCTCATGCCATGCTACATCCTGTCCAAAACAGAGAAGACTGACCAGAATTGCTCTTGTGGTCAGTAGGGTCTTAGAAGCTCTTGAGCAGTGCCCATCAGCCAATGTGAGAAGGCATTTCCATCACAATTTGGCCACGATTTCACCTGAAAACCACAAGCAGCAGACCCTTAGAACTCCTATTGCCTTTACTTGATACCAAGCCCACGAGAACAGAGCTGTTTGTCTCCAGAAACCATTAGCACCTCTGCCCACAGGGCTGCAGATATCTCCATTCTCTCCCATGAGAGATTACAGAAGCTCTGGCTACAAGAATCTCTGCTTCAGAGACTGAGGCAGCCAAATTCCTCTGAGTTATCACAAGCAGCTCTTATGTAAGACAAATCAAACTTCACTGTAAAGAGAAGCATCTTGGGACACTCCTGCCGTCCCAGTTCCTCCACAGcaagtgctgcaggaaaatCCAGAGCCATGGGAATTCTTCCTCTTCACAGGCCCAGGCTGGGTCACCACCACAACAGTATGGACATACTGTAAGCAGTAAAGCACTGGGGTGTGCAGGAACACAAGAATCCCACCTAGACACTTCTGcacaggagggaaaaaggaggaggatTCAACACTCCAGTGAGGAAGACAAGTGGAAACCCATTGTGTATCACTCTGGTTTTTGAGTTCACTCCATGTTCCCTGCCTCCACTCAGCCCCAGGCAGTCATGCCTCCTACCAGGGTGTAGATATCCTTCATCTCCATGGCCCGGCGGTGGAGGATGTCCCTGCGCAACACaatgaggaggaagagaaagccCAGCATCATGTGGCCCACGTTGCTGAGGATGTTGTTGAAGGCACTGCAGGAAAGAAGAAGGTTTAAGacaaaggcagcacagcagcaggaagctgaaCCCTGGGTTGTGATAAGCTGAATCCATTTTGCTCCCCGCTCCACCACCTTccacctcagcagctgccaaactGCAATCTTAACACTCTAGATGAGAATTCTAATTTGAATAGTTCACCTGGCCCAGTTCATTTAACACTTCTGAGAGATTCCCAACTCTGGGCTTTCTTTGCACGCACACATTAATTTAGAGAAACGCTACACTGGAAGGACTGATCTGAActtctttgcagagctgctgctccttgaaTAAAAGTGTCCAACAGAGCACAGGAGCACCTCATTGCTGTGCCAAGGATTTGTAAGGGGCACCCAGGTGCCACAAGTTCTAGGGTGAGTGTGTCTCACTGcaacagagcagcactgctgagcaaaACACAAAGATCAGAGTCCTAAACTCCCAGTGGTCTTATCAACATTGCTACTGTGAGCCTGGCAAGCATAAAATCCTgacctgggcacagcacaaACACTCAGGAGGCATGAGACAAGTATGCAGTGAGGAAAGGCTCACTCACCTCAGCACCCCAAGGGGATGAGCACACAGGAAGTTGTAATAGCAGATGTCCTGATTGCCAGTCACATTCACCACCTGGACAGAGAGCAGGTGGGAGGCCTGCCATTAGCAaatcctccctgctctggggggtTCGCCCCATGCAAACAGGGCACAAACACAAGGTGTACCAGGACACAGCCTAGCTCtagagccagcacagggagtACTGACATGTGCAAGCAAAGCTTTTAGGGTGGGACAAGATGTTGTCAAGGGCTACAAATCTGTTAACAGTCTTCAGAGGAAACATTGTGTGCTCTCAACCCCCCACTAACAGACCTGCTTGCAGATATCTGCATAACAGCAGGATAGCAAAGGttgggagaaggcaggagaaatCACAGCAAACACTACTTGCTTTCAGCTGTCCCTTAGAGATAACATCAAATTCCTCCTGTCTCTAAAATGAAACAGGACCCAAATGAGACATCAGTTGatcaggaaaacagcagcactcCCACTTCCCAAGCAGAAATAGCAGAATGCAAGCCCAATGAGCCAAGCTCACTGTAACAAcacagtgcagcaggagcagctaaGGTAAACTGCTCCTCACACAGAGCAGAACTCCTGGGTGATCCCAGTTCCACTGTGACTCGTCCCCCTTGCCCAACACAACCACAGGGCAAGTTTAAAGCAAGAgggggcagccatggggccaAACGCACCGTCTGGTAGGTGATGACCAGCTGGATGACCGGCAGGGCGTAGAACACCGCGATGGTGATGATGTTCCTGCAGAggggagacagcagcagcacttacACACACACCAAAACCAGGGGGGCACACCCAGAAGAAAGCCCCAGAGTGCTCATGGAGGAATGTGCACACCTCACTGCTCTGGGGTTATGATCTCATTGTGAGCCCCTGAAGCAGAGGAGCACACAAGAGGAAAACCAGAGGCAAATGCTAAGGGCACAGGAAAAACCAGGATGCTGGCCACAAGCTCATGTGTCTGAGTGCCAGtttctccccattcccattaGGTTTCAGTGCACTGGTTGTTACCATGCTTAAAAGTAAATGATGCAAAACAGAATCCACTTCCAGGATCATGTGTGCACTGGTCCACAAATGTCCTTACTTGAGGTATGTGGGATCTGCAGTTACTGATTGGAACAGGGTCAGAATGGGCAACAGGGTAGTTCAGAAGTGGTTCAGAAGAAAGGCATGCGGACAGACTCCACAACCAGAGACTCTGGGTCCAGAGTTTGGGTCTTACCAGTTTGCCTTCTCCTTACCAGAAatagattttgtattttttgctgACAATTCTTCGGTCTTTCCTGGACAAATCTGAGAGATAGAGGAACACCTAAAACATTATCAGGTggggaaagagggaagaaaacacaaaagaacCAATGTAGATTACAGATGACAGTAGGAGATCTTGACATATTTGCAGCTTGGTGATATTTGAACTGGTTTTACACAGTGAACTCACTGTGTCCCTTGATTCTATGGGGGTGAGTTCTGCAAAATCCTCTGACCTCCAGGGATGGCTGAAAccacacagagcagtgcaggatgACAAAGGGAGGAGTTTGAGAGCTGCTGTCTTAAAGCCCCTCCGTACATCCACTGTCGTCACCTTGTACTAAATAGCCACCTACTGTTGCAGATTATTTTCTCCCTATCTTCCTATCTCCTTGAACTTCTCTGggtattttcctcctttctcgATAGTCCCCAATACATTTTGATTTTCCATATTAAAGCACTCACTTAACCAGCGCTCTTATCACAGTGAGAAAACTTCCAGTGACTGAAAAAAGACTAAGAAGCACACTCAGCTGTATTGGATGAAATCCACTGTGAAAGAGAAGAGGACTTTTGAGATTTCACTGACGTGACCAGTCCTGGTCATGGCCCAGAGGTGCCCACGGGTGAGCACCAGCCGTACCTTAGTGCGGATGATGTTCTTGTCACTCTCAATCTCTGGCATGGTGTCGAAGTCGCTCTCCTCCTCCACGGAGCTGTCAGTGTCCGAGCCGGCCGGGGCCCTGCGCTCCAGGGAGGACAGCTGCCGGGCACCACTGGAGCTGGACTCATCTGGGCcacagcagggagaaggagacACACAGGGTAAGGGCTAAATCCCTCTGTGCACAGCAAGAATCCAGCTGTCCCAGGTGCTTGGATGCTTTGACAAGTTGATAGGGTCAGTTCAGGGAAAAAATTTTTCCATgattgtcacagacatattttatgaaaaatcctttccttaggattttttctcctgagaagctgagaggcctcaggaacaaaatgtaaacaatggttatctgctgctgtggaatgcaacaggtgcatctgtgattggtctcatgtggttgtttttaattaatggccaatcacagtccagctgtctcagactgtcagagagtcacaagattttattatcattccattcctttcctttccttgcaagccttctgatgaaatcctttcttctattctttttatatagttttaatatatcgttttcttttattataatatgtatcataaaatactaaatcagccttctgaaacatggagtcagattcttgtctcttccctcgtcctgggacccctgtgaacccCACTACATTTGGTGACCCcaagtgaagaaaaattccaCATTGGGTGAACCCCGAGTGAGGAACATTGCCACACATGATCCCAAACCTTCCAGAAGTTTTAGGTGCTCAGCTAAGAGCAGTTTGAAGGACCATTATCTTCCCCTCTCTGCAGCATTTTAGTTTTTACTCGACTTTTATTCTATTACTTTTCATCTCTTAACATTTTCTACTCTCTACTAGCCCAGGCTCTGAAATCTGGAATTCTGAGACAAGATAAATACCTCTAGAAAAAGAAGCAGACTGTTAGGGGTCAAAACCACACTCAGTTAACCTTCAGATTTTATGTAAGCTTTATATACATCTAAGCTTTTCTAAAAACACTGTAGAacaaaagacaaagaagaaagtCGATTTTTCAAAGCAAGCGGAGTACCAGCTTTATTCCCATTGCATCCCTGGTACTGGGTGACATACAGGTTAGCAGGACCTGCCTGCACTTCCCACAGGCTGGGCAACTCCCAGCTCCTTGCCCACATGGACATGGGCAGAACACAGGATTTTGCCTCACTTCCCAAATGCTTTTAGAagatttctttggaaaaagaggaaggagGGGTAAAGTCATTAAGCCCTCAGGaaggttttttctcctctgcctccagggCATGATTCACCTATTGGTAGTATGACATTATTTCTTCCCTAGTGAAACCCCTGGGGGCAAGAAACTCTGCTTGTGTCCTGCTTTATGGCACACAACCCTTCAGCCTCCCAGGGACAAGCATGCTTTGGTTTAAACGCAGGCTGTGAGCTAGTAACAGGCTCCTAGAAGCTTGCTTGAGAGGGACCATTTCCAGTCACTAGTAAATGTCCTGTCTGAAGCAGCATTGTCACCCACAGCTCGCAGGTGACTGTAGCTTTGTCTAAGACACATTTCCAATGACAGTCTCTTAGGGCACCTCTTTCAGATTTCCCACTTTTATTATGTAGATGCTTTTCCCTAAAGTGCAACCTGAACCTCACTCACTGCAatttggttgtttgggttttgttttgctttgttttttaatagtTGCAAGACGCTCCTAAAGTAGCTTGCAGCTTTATTCTCCTCTGGTGTTAAATCACCCTAAAAGTGCCTTCCTCCACCCCAGGGAGaagcctccctgtgccccaaTTCTGGAATATACTGTACCAATAGCACCGTAGCTGCTTCCCTCAGGAGTGCTGGCTGAGATGGGGTGTGAAGAAGTCATCATCCCAGATCCTGCAATGAAACAGACCCAGGAGGGACAGTTAGTTTCATGTCAGTGCTTCTAAACATCTCTGAGGTGAACACAAACAGCCTGAAGAGCTGGAGGGGCTTGGGAAAAGGAACATTTCTCTAAACAGATGGCAGTCTCCATCTAGAGCATACTGTGCAAAAGGGAAACCCTCGTTCTGCAGTGTGAAGGAAACCCATTTCCTTCAGCCTCCCCACACAGGGTGCCAGTGAgactggcagcaggagccccctCCAGCGCCCTGTACAGATCACACACTGTGGGGCTGCAAGACTTGGTAAATTTTAGAGCAAGTCTCATGATGTTCTTAACAGCCTTCTGAATTTCTAATTCTTCTCTTTCCCCATCTCATGCAACTCTTCAAATCTCTTCaaatcctgctgccttcagctaTCTCTGGAAGGGTCACAGACTTTTGCAGGACAGCTGCTACATAATTTTAACCTAtcaaggagaaacaaaaaaatgctttatgcAAAAAGTGGTAATGATTTTGTGCTGATGACAAGAAAGGAAAGCCTTTGAGGGCTAGGAACATCCTGCCTCCTGCCCACATATATGAAGCAAGGAGGAGTGCTCTCCTGCCTCCACATTCCCTCTTTTTGCTCCCAATGGTGGAGCTCAGCAGCTAACCTACATGGCAGGAAACAAAGCCAGCTGAATCCCTTCACTGAGAGGTTAGTCACAAAAGGGAGGGAAGCaagggcagcaggaacaggacCATGTTTTCCAGTAGTGACAAACGGTGAGACAGGTTAAGAAGTTGCTTTAAAGCTTCATGCCTGCAACAATCTCATGTGGGCAGTCAGTGGCAAAGCAATGCAGAACATGGCACAGTATTTAAAGCCTTACTGCAGCCTGGCAATGGCCTGGCTTcccaagctgcagctctggcttcCCAGTACCTGACTGGTCTCAAAGTGACAGGCACAGAGTGCTCTTTCCAACTGGAAATTCTGGGCATTTCTGTAACACCTTGCATAGCTTTTTATACCATTTTCATCAGCCACAAACGTAGAGAGATCTAAAATTTGTCCCTGACTGACCCCAAGTCAGAGAAGCACCCATCCAGCAATGATATTTGACA contains these protein-coding regions:
- the SIDT1 gene encoding SID1 transmembrane family member 1 isoform X2; protein product: MTNKAFNFTASPSQPQYFLYKFPPDVDSVIINVVSDAAYPCSVVSVQDIVCPVYDLDHNVEFNGVYQSMTKQAAITVQRKDFPGEQFFVVFVIKPEDYACGGSVPSSIHGNVNRTWNLQRTKNLQVTILPSIKKSVYVQAMFFSFLSFLSFYLGSVVVAFVHYIRVQRKASAGRLSPEHGSGMMTSSHPISASTPEGSSYGAIDESSSSGARQLSSLERRAPAGSDTDSSVEEESDFDTMPEIESDKNIIRTKVFLYLSDLSRKDRRIVSKKYKIYFWNIITIAVFYALPVIQLVITYQTVVNVTGNQDICYYNFLCAHPLGVLSAFNNILSNVGHMMLGFLFLLIVLRRDILHRRAMEMKDIYTLDYGIPKHFGLFYAMGIALMMEGVLSACYHVCPNYSNFQFDTSFMYMIAGLCMLKLYQTRHPDINASAYSAYASFAVVISLAVLGVVFGKNDMWFWLIFSLIHILGSLALSTQIYYMGRFKIDDPDSDMGIFRRAVMVLYTDCIQQCSRPMYMDRMVLLIVGNLVNWSFAIFGLVYRPRDFASYILGIFICNLLLYLAFYIIMKLRSSERLLPIPMFCIVATAVVWAAALYFFFQTLSSWEETPAESREKNRPCILLGFFDDHDVWHFLSAAALFFSFLVLLTLDDDLDTVRRDKIPVF